A genomic segment from Pyrodictium occultum encodes:
- a CDS encoding TIGR00266 family protein, with the protein MEWSKEYSPAYTVLKVRLDPGEELWSQPGAMMLIRGSVEVGTESGGLGSALLRRLVGGESFFLNRFRAESPAEIWLVPNLPGDIEALELRGDEWVVQDTSYLAHHGDLKVSARFRGIRGLVAEGELFWLSVRGTGTLWVNSYGAIDRVEVPAGERITVDNYHFVAMPADTEYRVRKLGGMKTLFFGGEGLVIEVEGPAVLYLQTRTLPQLVAEIARRLPGSK; encoded by the coding sequence GTGGAGTGGTCTAAGGAGTATAGCCCCGCCTACACAGTCCTCAAGGTCCGCCTCGACCCCGGGGAGGAGCTCTGGAGCCAGCCCGGCGCAATGATGCTTATCCGGGGCAGCGTCGAGGTGGGCACCGAGAGCGGCGGCCTGGGCAGCGCGCTCCTCCGCAGGCTCGTGGGCGGGGAGAGCTTCTTCCTCAACCGGTTCCGCGCCGAGTCCCCCGCGGAGATCTGGCTGGTCCCGAACCTGCCCGGCGACATAGAGGCGCTGGAGCTGCGCGGCGACGAGTGGGTGGTGCAGGATACCAGCTACCTAGCCCACCACGGGGACCTGAAGGTCTCGGCCAGGTTCCGGGGCATCCGCGGCCTCGTCGCGGAGGGCGAGCTCTTCTGGCTCAGCGTCCGGGGCACCGGCACCCTCTGGGTGAACAGCTACGGCGCTATAGACAGGGTGGAGGTGCCGGCGGGCGAGAGGATTACGGTGGACAACTACCACTTCGTAGCCATGCCCGCCGACACGGAGTACAGGGTGAGGAAGCTGGGCGGCATGAAGACCCTATTCTTCGGCGGGGAGGGACTGGTGATAGAGGTTGAGGGGCCGGCGGTTCTCTACCTGCAGACCCGCACCCTGCCCCAGCTGGTGGCGGAGATCGCTAGGAGGCTACCTGGATCCAAGTAG
- a CDS encoding cation-translocating P-type ATPase, producing MEAPCILENPHTLPPEEAARRLGVDPSRGLSSEEARERLERCGPNVIEAGKKRGFLETFLEQFKNMFVVMLLVATAFSFYVGETVDALLILAIVVFMAVMGAVQEYRAERILEALRRLASPRARVLRDGRVVAVDASEVVPGDIIVVMEGDRVPADARLLEAKSLYVDESMLTGESVPVAKRADVTLPGDTIEPERVNMLYAGTFIVRGAGRAVVTATGRNTYMGRIARMVAEAGEERTPFQLELDRLAKRIAVMVTAIAAAAFTVGYLLREASLVNLLLTSIALAVAAVPEGLPAIVVIAFSIAAWNMARRNALVRRLAAVEALGSASVVATDKTGTLTMNEMTVRQLHTPDGGVYTVTGEGYSLEGGVYEGDRRVTVEDSPLLRLAALVAALNNNAAIEDGRVHGDPLEAALLVLAHKLGLDPGDARRRYRRLREIGFSSERKRMTVVVEGQEGILVLSKGAPEVIIERSSSYMTRGGSVKPLGVEERRELLRRVEEVAARGFRLLALAYRRGGAEDLEAGEDEVESRLTLLGFVAVIDPPRPEVPEAVRRALEAGIRVVMVTGDHPSTARAVAEMIGLPRGRVVTGQELERMSDEELRDIAEEVAIFARVTPEHKARIVKAYKERGHIVAVTGDGVNDAPALKLADIGVAMGKRGTEVAKEAADIILLDDNFATIVAAVEEGRRSFDNVKRTVLYLLSANLAEVATVFYAAVRGIGVIFNAAMLLWLNVVTDGFPAAGLAFERAEPDAMKRPPRRRGQPILGKPQFTYLALLATVETLLTLGLYHLYAPRGPGYGRAAAFLGLMYAELAQSLALRRLNTPISLGMLASNKQWLLGYLAGAVLAALAVTALAGLFHAAGLGLGDVAAIYLLAHLVVLGYEESRKRLGLHV from the coding sequence ATGGAGGCGCCGTGCATCCTCGAGAACCCCCACACGCTGCCACCAGAGGAGGCTGCCAGGAGGCTCGGCGTGGACCCCTCCCGGGGCCTAAGCAGCGAGGAGGCTCGGGAGAGGCTGGAGCGCTGCGGCCCCAACGTGATCGAAGCCGGCAAGAAGAGGGGGTTTCTCGAGACATTCCTGGAGCAGTTTAAGAACATGTTCGTGGTCATGTTGCTTGTAGCCACCGCGTTCAGCTTCTACGTTGGCGAGACCGTCGACGCGCTGCTCATACTAGCCATAGTAGTGTTCATGGCAGTGATGGGCGCGGTGCAGGAGTACCGGGCGGAGAGGATCCTCGAGGCGCTGCGTAGGCTGGCCTCGCCCCGGGCTAGGGTGCTCCGCGACGGGAGAGTTGTGGCTGTGGACGCATCAGAGGTGGTGCCCGGCGACATAATAGTTGTGATGGAGGGTGACAGGGTGCCCGCCGACGCCAGGCTGCTGGAGGCTAAGAGCCTCTACGTGGACGAGTCAATGCTCACCGGGGAGAGCGTACCGGTCGCCAAGAGGGCTGACGTGACCCTGCCGGGTGACACAATAGAGCCCGAGCGCGTCAACATGCTCTACGCCGGCACCTTCATCGTGAGGGGGGCCGGGAGGGCCGTAGTCACGGCCACCGGGCGGAACACCTACATGGGCCGCATAGCCCGGATGGTGGCCGAGGCAGGGGAGGAGAGGACCCCGTTCCAGCTGGAGCTCGACAGGCTAGCGAAGAGGATAGCAGTGATGGTCACCGCCATAGCGGCGGCCGCCTTCACTGTGGGCTACCTCCTCCGCGAGGCGAGCCTCGTCAACCTGCTCCTTACCAGCATAGCCCTAGCCGTTGCCGCCGTGCCCGAGGGGCTCCCCGCCATAGTGGTCATAGCGTTCTCCATCGCAGCCTGGAACATGGCGCGGAGGAACGCTCTGGTGAGGCGCCTCGCAGCGGTGGAGGCGCTGGGGTCCGCCAGCGTGGTGGCCACGGATAAGACGGGCACGCTGACTATGAACGAGATGACGGTGAGGCAGCTACACACCCCCGACGGCGGAGTCTACACGGTGACAGGGGAGGGCTACAGCCTGGAGGGCGGCGTCTACGAGGGCGATAGGAGGGTCACAGTGGAGGACAGCCCCCTACTAAGGCTGGCGGCGCTGGTGGCAGCTCTCAACAACAACGCGGCCATAGAGGACGGGAGGGTCCACGGAGATCCTCTCGAGGCAGCGCTGCTCGTGCTGGCGCACAAGCTTGGCCTGGACCCGGGCGACGCCCGGAGAAGGTATAGGAGGCTCCGCGAGATAGGCTTCAGCAGCGAGAGGAAGCGGATGACAGTGGTGGTAGAGGGGCAGGAGGGCATACTGGTTCTCTCCAAGGGCGCGCCCGAGGTTATAATCGAGAGGTCGTCGAGCTACATGACCCGCGGGGGCTCGGTGAAGCCCCTGGGCGTGGAGGAGAGGAGGGAGCTGCTCCGCCGCGTAGAGGAGGTGGCGGCAAGGGGGTTCAGGCTGCTCGCGCTAGCCTACCGGAGGGGCGGCGCGGAAGACCTGGAGGCGGGCGAGGACGAGGTGGAGTCGAGGCTCACCCTGCTGGGCTTTGTAGCAGTCATAGACCCGCCTAGGCCCGAGGTGCCGGAGGCCGTCCGGAGGGCCCTGGAGGCCGGGATCCGGGTGGTGATGGTTACCGGCGACCACCCCTCGACGGCGAGGGCTGTGGCTGAGATGATAGGGCTCCCCAGGGGCAGGGTTGTCACTGGCCAGGAGCTGGAGAGAATGAGCGATGAGGAGCTGAGGGATATTGCAGAGGAGGTGGCCATCTTCGCGCGTGTCACGCCGGAGCACAAGGCGAGGATAGTGAAGGCCTACAAGGAGAGGGGCCACATAGTGGCTGTGACCGGGGACGGTGTGAACGACGCGCCCGCGCTGAAGCTCGCGGATATAGGGGTCGCGATGGGGAAGAGGGGTACCGAGGTGGCAAAGGAGGCGGCCGACATTATACTCCTCGACGACAACTTCGCAACCATAGTTGCGGCTGTGGAGGAGGGGAGGAGGAGCTTCGACAACGTGAAGCGTACAGTGCTCTACCTGCTCTCAGCCAACCTGGCGGAGGTTGCCACAGTCTTCTACGCTGCTGTGAGGGGGATAGGCGTGATATTCAACGCCGCCATGCTGCTCTGGCTCAACGTGGTGACAGATGGGTTCCCCGCCGCGGGCCTGGCCTTCGAGCGGGCCGAGCCAGACGCTATGAAGCGGCCGCCCCGGCGCCGGGGGCAGCCGATACTCGGGAAACCCCAGTTCACCTACCTGGCCCTGCTAGCCACCGTGGAGACGCTGCTGACGCTGGGGCTCTACCATCTCTACGCGCCACGGGGCCCCGGCTATGGCAGGGCCGCCGCCTTCCTGGGCCTCATGTACGCCGAGCTCGCCCAGAGCCTCGCGCTCCGGAGGCTCAACACCCCCATATCGCTGGGCATGCTGGCCTCCAACAAGCAGTGGCTCCTAGGCTACCTGGCCGGGGCCGTGCTCGCCGCGCTGGCTGTGACCGCGCTGGCAGGGCTCTTCCACGCCGCGGGCCTCGGCCTCGGGGATGTGGCTGCGATCTACCTGCTAGCCCACCTGGTAGTGCTGGGGTACGAGGAGTCCAGGAAGAGGCTGGGGCTCCACGTCTAG
- a CDS encoding 4Fe-4S ferredoxin: protein MAGSGGCFYRLPRLMDVNVASRYIRGRRKLLIVGRCIEAEKPWALERFPEEEYVRLSVCLEDDHVNMAGFKLAGILGRLEFEEVAVLTTDGSMHCIQLHFMVEEVFRLLRPRARRRHFVVEGGRVVEVPPEAVKTARYLSRVARLLSRSRGEGS from the coding sequence GTGGCCGGTAGCGGGGGCTGCTTCTACCGCCTCCCCCGCCTCATGGACGTGAACGTGGCCTCCCGCTATATCCGGGGGAGGAGGAAGCTGCTCATAGTCGGGAGGTGCATCGAGGCCGAGAAGCCCTGGGCCCTCGAGAGGTTCCCCGAGGAGGAGTACGTGAGGCTGAGCGTCTGCCTCGAGGACGACCACGTGAACATGGCGGGCTTCAAGCTGGCCGGCATACTCGGCCGCCTCGAGTTCGAGGAGGTGGCTGTGCTGACCACAGATGGGAGCATGCACTGCATCCAGCTCCACTTCATGGTGGAGGAGGTGTTCCGGCTCCTACGCCCCCGGGCCCGGAGGCGCCACTTCGTCGTGGAGGGCGGCCGCGTTGTAGAGGTGCCTCCGGAGGCCGTGAAGACCGCCCGCTACCTGTCGCGGGTCGCGCGGCTGCTCTCCCGGAGCCGCGGCGAGGGCTCCTAG
- a CDS encoding TIGR00269 family protein, producing the protein MARCSVCGRRAVYVNRAAGVAFCERHFLEYFDRKVRRTIRRYRLFRPREHIVVAVSGGKDSMALLHYLRGLARRVPGWRVTALLVDEGIRGYREYTVKRLVEYAEEHGVDYHIARFKDYIGYTLDEIVRRGRERGLPYLPCTYCGVFRRYIMNKAARELGGTVVATAHNLDDVVQTYLMNIIGNDWEKVVRLGPVSGPASHPKFVRKVKPFYEVLEKETALYAVINGLYTGFEECPYARLSIRWSVRRMINELEERSPGVKYSLLRSLETAIKLLRSQGAGEAERLYTCALCGEPSAHPVCRACQLRLQLGIMEVSREKLESLPPEARRMVEESLRLAEKRRPGGRGDGGGGSGGR; encoded by the coding sequence GTGGCTAGGTGCAGCGTCTGCGGCAGGCGCGCGGTCTACGTTAACCGTGCGGCGGGCGTGGCCTTCTGCGAGCGCCACTTCCTAGAGTACTTTGACAGGAAGGTGCGGAGAACGATAAGGAGGTATAGGCTCTTCCGCCCCAGGGAGCACATAGTTGTAGCGGTCTCGGGCGGCAAGGACTCGATGGCACTCCTCCACTACCTCCGGGGGCTCGCCAGGAGGGTGCCGGGCTGGAGGGTTACGGCGCTCCTCGTGGACGAGGGTATAAGGGGCTACCGTGAGTACACTGTGAAGAGGCTCGTCGAGTACGCCGAGGAGCACGGGGTCGACTACCATATAGCCAGGTTCAAGGACTACATAGGATACACGCTCGACGAGATAGTGAGGAGGGGGAGGGAGAGGGGGCTCCCCTACCTGCCATGCACTTACTGCGGCGTCTTCCGCCGCTACATAATGAACAAGGCTGCCCGGGAGCTTGGGGGCACGGTGGTGGCCACGGCCCATAACCTGGACGACGTGGTGCAGACCTACTTGATGAACATTATCGGGAACGACTGGGAGAAGGTGGTTAGGCTCGGCCCGGTCTCAGGGCCGGCCAGCCACCCTAAGTTCGTCCGCAAGGTCAAGCCCTTCTACGAGGTTCTCGAGAAGGAGACAGCGCTCTACGCTGTGATCAACGGGCTCTACACGGGGTTCGAGGAGTGCCCCTACGCCAGGCTCAGCATACGCTGGAGCGTGAGGAGGATGATAAACGAGCTGGAGGAGAGGAGCCCGGGGGTCAAGTACTCGCTGCTGAGGAGCCTGGAGACGGCGATAAAGCTACTCCGCAGCCAGGGAGCCGGGGAGGCGGAGAGGCTCTACACCTGCGCCCTCTGCGGCGAGCCTTCAGCCCACCCGGTGTGCAGGGCGTGCCAGCTGAGGCTGCAGCTCGGCATAATGGAGGTTAGCAGGGAGAAGCTGGAGAGCCTGCCGCCCGAGGCCCGCAGGATGGTCGAGGAGTCGCTGCGGCTTGCGGAGAAGAGGAGGCCCGGCGGACGGGGAGACGGGGGTGGCGGGAGCGGTGGCCGGTAG
- a CDS encoding MoaD/ThiS family protein — protein MAVRVRILGQGERLVEHRRGMTVGDVLRELGLLSNEYVVARRGRVVTEDEHVEDGDELILYPVVSGG, from the coding sequence GTGGCGGTGAGGGTGCGGATACTCGGCCAGGGGGAGAGGCTGGTGGAGCATCGTAGGGGCATGACCGTGGGGGATGTCTTGAGAGAGCTGGGGCTACTTAGCAACGAGTACGTGGTGGCCCGCAGGGGGAGGGTTGTGACTGAGGACGAGCACGTGGAGGACGGGGACGAGTTGATCCTGTACCCGGTGGTGTCTGGTGGCTAG